The Thomasclavelia ramosa DSM 1402 genome includes a region encoding these proteins:
- a CDS encoding cation-translocating P-type ATPase: MKEYYNEAKTEVRKRVNGSLKPLTNEQVKANQEKYGLNELIETKGKSIPVIFLEQFKDFLVIILIFAAIISGVLGDIESTLVILIVITINAILGTVQTVKAEQSLNSLKELSSPSAKVLRDGKVIEIPSKEVTIGDEVYLEAGDFIPADGRILENASMKVDESALTGESVAVEKSSDLITGEVALGDRTNMVYSGSFVTYGRGNFLVTGIGMETEVGKIAQLLKSTSEKKTPLQVNLDNFGKKLSIIIMVFCALLFGINILQGGNVGDAFMFAVALAVAAIPEALSSIVTIVLSFGTQKMAREGAIIRKLQAVEGLGSVSIICSDKTGTLTQNKMTVEDYYIEGKRIDASEIDPSIPLHKDLMRLSILCNDSSNVDGQEIGDPTETALINLSAHLGVPASRVRAVYPRLSEIPFDSDRKMMSTLHLLKDGYTMITKGAVDVLIERIKYIRKNNQIVPITAQDREDILAMNMEFSQNGLRVLAITYKKLTAEKSLDYDDENDLIFLGLISMMDPPRVESAPAVTECLQAGITPIMITGDHKITAAAIAKRIGILTDISQAVEGSEIDGLSDEELKTYVEDKRVYARVSPEHKIRIVRAWQEKGNIVAMTGDGVNDAPALKQADIGVAMGITGSEVSKDAAAMVLTDDNFATIIKAVENGRNVYANIKDAIQFLLSGNFGGILAVLYASIMALPVPFAPVHLLFINLLTDSLPAIALGLEPHNAGVMKEKPRPMNESILTKPFLASVGIEGFVIAVMTMVGFMIGYQESALLASTMAFGTLCLSRLVHGYNCKSKSPVLFKKSFFNNKYLQGAFLVGFILITLVLTMPLLQSMFKVQTLNIEQLMIVYGLALANLPVIQFIKYLRNR; the protein is encoded by the coding sequence ATGAAAGAATACTACAATGAGGCCAAGACGGAGGTCCGCAAAAGAGTAAATGGTTCATTAAAGCCACTAACTAATGAACAAGTTAAAGCTAACCAAGAAAAGTATGGTTTAAATGAGTTAATTGAAACTAAAGGAAAGAGTATACCTGTAATTTTCTTAGAACAATTTAAAGATTTTTTAGTAATTATTCTAATTTTTGCAGCTATTATTTCTGGAGTATTAGGTGATATCGAAAGTACGCTGGTTATTTTAATCGTTATTACGATTAATGCTATTTTGGGAACTGTTCAAACAGTCAAAGCAGAACAATCATTAAATAGTTTAAAAGAATTATCTTCACCAAGTGCTAAAGTCTTACGAGATGGAAAAGTTATTGAAATTCCCAGTAAAGAAGTAACGATCGGTGATGAGGTTTATTTAGAAGCCGGTGATTTTATTCCTGCAGATGGACGTATTTTAGAAAATGCTAGTATGAAGGTGGATGAAAGTGCTTTGACTGGTGAAAGTGTTGCCGTTGAAAAAAGCTCTGATCTAATCACTGGAGAAGTTGCTTTAGGTGATCGCACAAATATGGTTTATTCCGGGAGTTTTGTTACCTATGGACGTGGTAATTTTTTAGTAACAGGAATTGGAATGGAAACTGAAGTAGGAAAAATTGCACAATTATTGAAATCTACTTCTGAAAAGAAGACACCACTTCAAGTTAATCTGGATAATTTTGGAAAAAAACTATCAATTATAATAATGGTTTTCTGTGCATTGTTATTTGGTATTAATATCCTTCAAGGTGGTAATGTTGGAGATGCCTTTATGTTTGCTGTCGCACTAGCTGTTGCTGCAATTCCTGAGGCATTAAGTTCAATTGTAACAATCGTTTTATCTTTTGGAACTCAAAAGATGGCTCGAGAAGGAGCAATTATTCGTAAATTACAAGCAGTTGAGGGATTGGGCAGTGTTTCTATTATCTGCTCTGATAAAACTGGAACATTGACCCAAAACAAGATGACTGTTGAAGATTACTATATTGAAGGAAAACGAATTGATGCTAGTGAGATTGATCCAAGTATTCCTTTGCATAAAGATTTGATGCGTTTAAGTATCTTATGTAATGATTCATCAAATGTTGATGGTCAAGAAATCGGAGATCCAACAGAAACGGCATTAATTAATTTAAGCGCTCATTTAGGAGTACCAGCAAGTCGTGTTCGGGCAGTATATCCACGTTTAAGTGAAATTCCTTTTGACAGTGATCGAAAAATGATGTCAACCCTTCATTTATTAAAAGATGGGTACACGATGATTACAAAAGGGGCAGTTGATGTTTTGATCGAACGGATTAAATATATTCGTAAAAATAATCAAATCGTACCAATAACGGCACAAGATAGAGAAGATATTTTAGCGATGAATATGGAATTCTCACAAAATGGATTACGTGTTCTAGCGATAACTTATAAAAAATTAACTGCTGAAAAAAGTTTAGATTATGATGATGAAAATGATTTGATTTTCTTAGGTCTGATTTCGATGATGGATCCCCCACGAGTTGAAAGTGCACCAGCAGTAACAGAATGTCTCCAAGCGGGAATCACTCCAATTATGATTACCGGAGATCACAAGATTACTGCAGCTGCGATTGCGAAAAGAATTGGAATCTTAACAGATATTTCACAAGCTGTTGAAGGTAGTGAAATTGATGGTTTAAGTGATGAAGAACTAAAAACATATGTTGAAGATAAGCGAGTTTATGCGCGAGTTTCACCGGAACATAAAATAAGGATCGTTCGTGCTTGGCAAGAAAAGGGTAATATTGTAGCGATGACAGGTGATGGTGTTAACGATGCACCAGCTTTAAAGCAAGCAGATATTGGAGTGGCAATGGGAATTACCGGAAGTGAAGTTTCTAAAGATGCAGCTGCAATGGTCTTAACTGACGATAATTTTGCAACAATCATTAAAGCGGTTGAAAATGGGCGAAATGTTTATGCTAATATCAAAGATGCAATTCAGTTTTTATTATCAGGTAACTTTGGTGGAATATTAGCAGTTTTGTATGCTTCGATAATGGCTCTGCCAGTACCGTTTGCTCCAGTACACTTGTTATTTATTAACTTATTGACTGATAGTTTGCCAGCGATTGCACTAGGGCTAGAACCTCATAATGCAGGTGTTATGAAAGAAAAACCACGGCCAATGAATGAATCTATTTTAACAAAACCATTTTTAGCAAGTGTTGGAATTGAAGGTTTTGTTATTGCTGTAATGACGATGGTTGGATTTATGATCGGTTATCAAGAAAGTGCATTACTTGCTAGTACAATGGCATTTGGAACATTATGTCTTTCAAGACTAGTCCATGGTTATAACTGTAAATCTAAATCACCAGTATTATTTAAAAAATCATTTTTTAATAATAAATATTTGCAAGGTGCATTTTTAGTCGGCTTTATTTTAATTACACTTGTTTTAACAATGCCGCTTTTACAATCAATGTTTAAAGTTCAAACATTAAATATTGAACAATTAATGATAGTATATGGTCTTGCTTTAGCAAATTTACCAGTTATTCAATTTATTAAATATCTTAGAAATCGCTAA
- a CDS encoding diacylglycerol/lipid kinase family protein codes for MKHIFIIKPDQNNKNIEAMIVKVMQGYRYEIKYTHYPRHATLLAKSYSGCNYRIYAVGGDGMIHEIVQGLVGSDNELVVIPTGTGNDFVRTIADENDPEKLLKKSLSLAASEIDLIKANDIYCINVLCCAFDSDIANNVHKYSQIKYLPRSLQYASVLVRRITQYCLFPTALFQDGKKFYEGNLIVGAFCNGKYFGGGFKIGKEAQIDDGMIDINLVSSLHKRYIPYYLTLLLAGKLEQGKLYYHQKLPYLTLKTRQQVNIDGETYPSGTYNLKIVKNSLKIVLYRQKD; via the coding sequence ATGAAACATATATTTATTATTAAACCTGATCAAAATAATAAGAATATTGAAGCGATGATCGTTAAAGTGATGCAGGGATATCGTTATGAGATTAAATATACACATTATCCACGCCATGCAACTCTCTTAGCTAAAAGTTATAGTGGATGCAATTACCGAATTTACGCAGTAGGTGGTGATGGAATGATTCATGAAATAGTTCAGGGACTTGTGGGGAGTGATAATGAACTGGTAGTTATTCCAACAGGAACAGGAAATGATTTTGTCCGTACGATTGCTGATGAAAATGATCCAGAAAAGTTATTAAAGAAATCATTATCGTTAGCGGCATCAGAAATTGATTTGATTAAAGCTAATGATATTTATTGTATTAATGTTTTATGCTGTGCTTTTGATAGCGATATTGCAAATAATGTTCATAAATATAGTCAAATAAAATATCTTCCTCGTTCTTTGCAATATGCCAGTGTATTAGTTCGGCGAATAACTCAGTATTGTTTGTTTCCAACCGCTTTATTCCAAGATGGTAAAAAATTTTATGAAGGGAATTTAATCGTCGGGGCTTTTTGTAATGGAAAATATTTTGGAGGTGGTTTTAAAATCGGTAAAGAAGCTCAAATTGATGACGGAATGATTGATATTAATCTTGTTTCAAGTCTTCACAAACGATACATACCTTATTATTTAACATTACTATTAGCGGGCAAACTTGAACAAGGGAAGCTCTATTATCATCAAAAATTACCTTATTTAACATTAAAAACAAGACAGCAGGTCAATATTGATGGTGAAACATATCCGTCTGGAACTTATAATCTTAAAATTGTTAAGAATTCGTTAAAGATTGTTTTATATCGACAAAAAGATTGA
- a CDS encoding PepSY domain-containing protein, translating to MKKILLITVVTSLIGVTGCSNKTIAEDKAKKIALNDAEVSEANITFTIQGKDQNGYHYLFEDDNYTYEYEIDIHDGTIENKEILVKEFSPLNDYDKIISSDEAKTISLNYFNFTESDISNLNIELDNDSSNIYYNISFTKDKHHYSINIEAVNGIPTNAKTTKSS from the coding sequence ATGAAGAAAATATTACTCATCACTGTTGTGACATCACTAATTGGAGTAACCGGCTGTTCTAATAAAACAATTGCTGAAGATAAAGCTAAAAAAATCGCATTGAATGACGCTGAAGTCAGTGAAGCAAATATTACTTTTACGATTCAAGGTAAAGATCAAAATGGATATCACTATTTGTTTGAAGATGATAATTACACTTATGAATATGAAATTGATATTCATGATGGAACAATTGAGAATAAAGAAATCTTAGTTAAAGAATTTTCTCCTCTCAATGATTATGATAAGATCATCAGTAGTGATGAAGCTAAAACAATTAGCTTAAATTATTTTAATTTCACTGAATCAGATATTAGTAACTTAAACATTGAGTTAGATAATGACAGTAGCAATATCTACTATAACATCAGTTTTACTAAAGATAAGCATCACTACTCCATCAATATTGAAGCTGTAAATGGGATTCCCACTAATGCTAAAACAACAAAAAGCTCTTAG